The proteins below are encoded in one region of Roseofilum capinflatum BLCC-M114:
- the nuoK gene encoding NADH-quinone oxidoreductase subunit NuoK, translated as MVLQLEYFLLIAAALFCIGIYGLITSRNAVRVLMSIELLLNAVNLNLMAFSNFLDPQGIRGQVFTVFVITVAAAEAAVGLAIVLSIYRNRNTVDMEQFNLLKW; from the coding sequence ATGGTTTTACAACTTGAATATTTTTTGCTCATTGCAGCGGCCCTATTTTGTATCGGCATTTATGGCTTGATTACGAGCCGTAATGCGGTACGAGTTCTCATGTCGATTGAGTTATTGCTCAATGCGGTGAACTTAAATTTGATGGCGTTTTCTAACTTTTTAGATCCGCAAGGCATTCGCGGCCAAGTGTTTACGGTGTTTGTGATTACCGTAGCCGCAGCCGAAGCCGCCGTTGGTTTGGCGATCGTGCTATCAATTTACCGTAACCGCAATACGGTGGATATGGAGCAGTTTAACTTACTCAAATGGTAA
- a CDS encoding NAD(+) kinase: MELKQVIISHKAGDVDSRKWAERSAKELDALGCRVLMGPSGAKDNPYPVFLASAPQPIDLAVVLGGDGTALAAARQLAAEGIPILSVNIGGHLGFLTESADNFYDTQRVWERLQSDRYAVQRRMMLEAAVYESNRRFVPPVSDRFLALNEICIKPASHDRMITSKLEIEIDGEVVDQYQGDGLLVSTPTGSTCYNLSANGPIIHEGMEAMAVTPICPLSLSSRPIVIPSGCIVSVWPLADYDLSTKLWTDGVMGTAIWPGHRVDVRMADYQAKFIILEENHSYYRTLRNKLQWAGTRIELDNNHRSN, encoded by the coding sequence GTGGAACTCAAACAGGTCATTATTTCCCATAAAGCCGGAGATGTAGATAGTCGCAAATGGGCGGAACGATCTGCGAAAGAGTTGGATGCTCTGGGTTGTCGAGTGCTGATGGGGCCATCGGGTGCTAAGGATAATCCTTATCCCGTGTTTTTGGCTTCAGCCCCTCAACCGATCGATCTGGCGGTGGTTTTGGGGGGGGATGGAACAGCCTTGGCTGCTGCTCGACAGTTGGCTGCTGAAGGTATCCCCATTTTGTCGGTGAATATTGGCGGACATTTGGGGTTTTTAACGGAGTCGGCGGATAATTTTTATGATACGCAACGGGTTTGGGAACGGTTGCAAAGCGATCGCTATGCGGTGCAGCGTAGGATGATGCTGGAAGCGGCAGTTTATGAGAGTAACCGGCGTTTTGTACCTCCGGTGAGCGATCGCTTTTTGGCGTTGAATGAAATCTGTATTAAACCGGCATCCCACGATCGCATGATTACCTCCAAGCTAGAAATTGAGATCGATGGGGAAGTCGTCGATCAATATCAAGGAGATGGTTTATTGGTCTCGACTCCCACCGGTTCAACTTGTTACAACCTTTCTGCCAATGGGCCGATCATTCATGAGGGCATGGAAGCAATGGCTGTGACTCCCATTTGTCCTTTAAGTTTGTCGAGTCGCCCCATTGTTATTCCTTCCGGCTGTATTGTCAGCGTTTGGCCCCTAGCAGACTACGATTTAAGCACTAAACTCTGGACAGATGGAGTTATGGGTACAGCCATTTGGCCCGGTCATCGGGTCGATGTGCGGATGGCCGATTATCAAGCCAAGTTTATTATCCTTGAAGAAAATCATTCCTACTATCGCACCCTCCGTAATAAGCTGCAATGGGCGGGTACAAGGATTGAGTTAGATAATAATCACCGGAGCAATTAA
- the psaK gene encoding photosystem I reaction center subunit PsaK → MTSEWSLNIGLIMIACNILAIAIGKFTIQQKGVGPGLPAGPFFGGMGMAELLATTSLGHILGAGVILGLSGTGAI, encoded by the coding sequence ATGACCTCAGAATGGTCTCTCAATATCGGACTGATCATGATTGCTTGCAATATTCTAGCGATCGCCATTGGTAAATTCACCATTCAACAAAAAGGTGTTGGCCCTGGCCTACCTGCTGGCCCCTTCTTCGGTGGCATGGGAATGGCTGAATTACTGGCGACCACCAGCTTAGGTCATATCCTAGGTGCTGGCGTAATCCTAGGACTTAGTGGTACTGGAGCGATTTAA
- a CDS encoding phosphoribosylanthranilate isomerase — protein sequence MRVKICGLTQAQQAVAIADLGATALGFICVSSSPRYIKPQQIQHICTQLPPSVDRIGVFVNATLEQICHTVTLGHLTGIQLHGDEDPSFCQILRQKLPQIELIKAFRVRTPETLTQIPTYQTCVDTLLLDAYHPHQFGGTGQTLDWKHLKSFTPPLPWFLAGGLTPDNIEQALQSLSPQGIDLSSGVELQPGDKDLEKVRRLLQTLGRCTSNLNP from the coding sequence ATGCGCGTTAAAATTTGTGGACTGACCCAAGCCCAGCAAGCCGTGGCGATCGCCGATTTAGGAGCAACAGCCCTAGGATTTATCTGTGTTTCCAGCTCACCCCGCTACATCAAACCCCAACAGATCCAACACATCTGTACTCAACTCCCCCCATCTGTTGACCGCATCGGCGTATTTGTCAACGCCACCCTAGAGCAAATCTGTCACACCGTCACCCTCGGCCATCTCACCGGAATTCAACTCCATGGAGATGAAGATCCCTCATTTTGCCAAATTCTACGGCAAAAGTTACCCCAAATCGAACTGATCAAAGCCTTTCGAGTCCGCACCCCGGAAACCTTAACTCAAATTCCCACCTATCAAACCTGTGTCGATACCTTGCTTTTAGATGCCTATCATCCCCATCAATTCGGAGGAACCGGTCAAACTTTAGACTGGAAACATCTAAAAAGCTTTACTCCTCCCTTACCCTGGTTCTTAGCTGGAGGATTAACACCCGACAATATTGAACAAGCCCTACAGTCCCTCTCTCCCCAAGGTATCGATTTATCCAGTGGGGTTGAGTTACAACCTGGGGACAAAGATCTAGAGAAAGTGAGGCGCTTATTGCAAACACTGGGTAGATGCACATCCAATCTCAACCCCTGA
- a CDS encoding response regulator transcription factor, which yields MASAKILVVDDDPAIRNLVFRYLGKHGYELEDAADGKTGMAKFKQFRPDLVILDVNLPDALGYNLCQEMQTLTDVFVLMLTSRTDTSDKIIGFEKGADDYLTKPFSVEELKYRVEALLKRQRTVTTPERQLITHGQLLIDPERREVMLQGEPVVLTALEFDLLHVLASNPTKVLRRSELISQVWDYEHQGDQRVVDVHIGQIRKKLEAEGVHRFIKTVRGVGYKFVPPDTLED from the coding sequence ATGGCTTCAGCCAAGATTCTTGTCGTAGATGATGATCCTGCAATTCGTAATTTAGTCTTTCGCTATTTGGGCAAACATGGCTATGAACTCGAAGATGCTGCTGACGGGAAAACCGGCATGGCAAAGTTCAAGCAGTTTCGCCCCGATTTGGTAATTTTAGATGTGAATTTACCGGATGCCCTAGGTTACAATCTTTGCCAGGAAATGCAAACTTTAACGGATGTTTTTGTGTTGATGCTCACTAGCCGCACGGATACATCGGATAAAATCATTGGTTTTGAAAAGGGAGCAGATGATTACCTCACTAAGCCCTTTAGTGTGGAAGAACTCAAATATCGTGTCGAAGCTCTGCTCAAGCGTCAGCGAACCGTCACCACTCCTGAGCGTCAATTGATTACCCATGGTCAGTTATTGATCGATCCCGAACGGCGAGAAGTGATGTTGCAAGGAGAACCCGTTGTGCTGACGGCTTTGGAGTTTGATTTACTGCATGTTCTTGCCAGCAACCCAACGAAAGTGCTGCGGCGTTCAGAGTTAATCAGTCAAGTCTGGGACTATGAACACCAGGGGGATCAACGGGTTGTGGATGTGCATATCGGCCAAATTCGTAAGAAACTCGAAGCAGAGGGGGTACATCGCTTTATTAAAACGGTGCGCGGGGTGGGATATAAATTTGTCCCTCCCGATACTCTAGAAGATTAA
- a CDS encoding CPP1-like family protein, whose product MSDKSPYETLGLTEDASFEEIQQARQRLTDQHSGDRRQVETIETAYDAVLMDRLRMRQQGKLKVPDRIRFPEKATVTEPKAPPTPGKSMPNWLQSYLDTPSQADILLPMGVYLVLMSCVALLNPTQGSQSPLQVTLLAGVVASIYFLNRKERKFGRSVLLTVGGLIAGLLLGGLLGASLANISQVNSDQFAAVVAFFVLWLVSSFLR is encoded by the coding sequence ATGAGTGACAAAAGTCCTTATGAAACCTTGGGGTTAACGGAAGATGCCTCGTTTGAGGAAATTCAACAGGCCCGTCAACGCCTCACGGATCAACACAGTGGCGATCGCCGACAAGTGGAAACCATTGAGACTGCCTATGATGCAGTCCTCATGGATCGTCTACGAATGCGGCAACAGGGCAAACTCAAAGTTCCCGATCGAATACGATTTCCGGAAAAAGCGACGGTGACTGAGCCGAAAGCTCCCCCAACACCTGGGAAGTCCATGCCCAACTGGTTGCAATCCTATCTAGATACTCCCAGTCAAGCGGATATTCTTCTACCCATGGGAGTCTATTTAGTGTTAATGAGCTGTGTCGCCCTCCTAAACCCTACCCAGGGTAGCCAGTCGCCTCTCCAGGTGACCCTTCTAGCGGGAGTGGTAGCCAGCATTTACTTCTTAAACCGCAAGGAACGGAAATTCGGTCGCTCAGTTTTACTCACTGTTGGTGGACTGATCGCTGGATTGTTACTCGGTGGCCTCTTGGGGGCAAGTTTAGCCAATATCAGTCAAGTGAATAGCGATCAGTTTGCAGCCGTGGTTGCATTCTTTGTCTTGTGGTTAGTCAGTAGTTTCTTACGTTAA
- a CDS encoding UPF0175 family protein, with protein sequence MGQFTIDLPSTISEDEAKLLLAAKLFEVGKLSIGQAAKLAGYSKGTFIEMIGKMGIPVINYPAVELEQEIRL encoded by the coding sequence ATGGGTCAATTCACCATAGACCTCCCTTCTACTATCTCTGAAGATGAAGCCAAGCTCCTTCTAGCGGCCAAACTGTTTGAAGTCGGGAAACTCTCCATCGGTCAAGCGGCAAAACTAGCAGGCTACTCTAAGGGAACTTTTATCGAAATGATCGGCAAGATGGGTATTCCGGTTATAAATTACCCTGCGGTTGAATTAGAGCAAGAGATCCGGTTATGA